One part of the Populus alba chromosome 18, ASM523922v2, whole genome shotgun sequence genome encodes these proteins:
- the LOC118046015 gene encoding protein NDL2 isoform X6, with the protein MGDSSDSVSIDMETPSLCGKEYVIETCYGHVSVSVYGDQDKPALVTYPDLALNHISCFQGLLFCPEACSLLLHNFCIYHISPPGHELGAATISPDDPLLSVDDLADQIAEVLNYFGLDAVMCMGVTAGAYILTLFAMKYRQRVLGLILISPLCNAPSWTEWLYNKVLSNLLYYYGMCGVVKELLLKRYFSKEARGSAQVPESDAVQACKRLLDERQGLNVWRFLEAINGRQDISNGLRKLLCCSLIFVGENSPFHFESLDMTSELDRRYSALVEVQACGSMVTEEQPHAMLIPMEYFLTGYGMYRPPKLSVSPRSTLSPICISPELLSPESMGLKLKPIKTRISLDV; encoded by the exons GAGTATGTTATCGAAACTTGCTATGGTCATGTGTCTGTTTCTGTATACGGAGACCAAGACAAACCAGCTCTTGTTACTTATCCTGATTTAGCTCTAAATC ATATCTCCTGTTTTCAAGGATTATTATTTTGTCCTGAAGCATGCTCGTTGCTTCTTCACAACTTTTGCATATATCATATCAGTCCTCCTGGGCATGAG TTAGGAGCTGCAACAATTAGCCCTGATGACCCTTTGCTTTCTGTTGATGACTTGGCAGACCAAATTGCTGAGGTTCTTAACTATTTTGG ACTTGATGCAGTGATGTGTATGGGGGTTACAGCTGGAGCTTACATTCTTACTCTATTTGCT ATGAAATACAGGCAACGTGTCCTTGGCTTGATACTTATTTCTCCTCTATGCAATGCACCCTCTTGGACAGAATGGCTGTATAATAAG GTCTTGTCTAATTTACTATACTATTATGGAATGTGTGGAGTTGTGAAGGAATTATTGCTTAAGCGGTATTTCAGCAAG GAAGCTCGTGGTAGTGCTCAAGTACCAGAATCAGATGCAGTCCAGGCCTGCAAAAGA TTGCTGGATGAAAGGCAGGGTTTAAATGTATGGCGATTTCTTGAAGCAATAAATGG GAGACAAGACATTAGTAATGGATTGAGAAAACTACTTTGTTGCTCACTAATATTTGTTGGCGAGAACTCTCCGTTTCATTTTGAGTCTCTTGACATGACCTCAGAACTAGACAGAAGATATAGTGCCTTAGTAGAG GTTCAGGCATGTGGGTCAATGGTGACAGAGGAGCAGCCCCATGCCATGTTAATACCAATGGAGTACTTTCTCACAGGATACGGTATGTACAGGCCGCCAAAGTTAAGTGTTAGTCCAAGAAGTACTTTGAGTCCAATTTGCATTTCCCCGGAGCTCCTCTCACCGGAAAGCATGGGCTTGAAGTTAAAACCGATAAAAACACGAATATCTCTAGACGTCTAA
- the LOC118046015 gene encoding protein NDL2 isoform X2, whose product MGDSSDSVSIDMETPSLCGKEYVIETCYGHVSVSVYGDQDKPALVTYPDLALNHISCFQGLLFCPEACSLLLHNFCIYHISPPGHELGAATISPDDPLLSVDDLADQIAEVLNYFGLDAVMCMGVTAGAYILTLFAVCFPRHSSHGLLLHDSKFCFDLTFLLVLLFYTVWPQMKYRQRVLGLILISPLCNAPSWTEWLYNKVLSNLLYYYGMCGVVKELLLKRYFSKEARGSAQVPESDAVQACKRLLDERQGLNVWRFLEAINGRQDISNGLRKLLCCSLIFVGENSPFHFESLDMTSELDRRYSALVEVQACGSMVTEEQPHAMLIPMEYFLTGYGMYRPPKLSVSPRSTLSPICISPELLSPESMGLKLKPIKTRISLDV is encoded by the exons GAGTATGTTATCGAAACTTGCTATGGTCATGTGTCTGTTTCTGTATACGGAGACCAAGACAAACCAGCTCTTGTTACTTATCCTGATTTAGCTCTAAATC ATATCTCCTGTTTTCAAGGATTATTATTTTGTCCTGAAGCATGCTCGTTGCTTCTTCACAACTTTTGCATATATCATATCAGTCCTCCTGGGCATGAG TTAGGAGCTGCAACAATTAGCCCTGATGACCCTTTGCTTTCTGTTGATGACTTGGCAGACCAAATTGCTGAGGTTCTTAACTATTTTGG ACTTGATGCAGTGATGTGTATGGGGGTTACAGCTGGAGCTTACATTCTTACTCTATTTGCTGTATGCTTTCCTCGGCACAGTTCTCATGGTTTGCTTCTTCATGAttctaaattttgttttgaccTGACATTTTTACTGGTCCTTTTGTTTTATACTGTTTGGCCACAGATGAAATACAGGCAACGTGTCCTTGGCTTGATACTTATTTCTCCTCTATGCAATGCACCCTCTTGGACAGAATGGCTGTATAATAAG GTCTTGTCTAATTTACTATACTATTATGGAATGTGTGGAGTTGTGAAGGAATTATTGCTTAAGCGGTATTTCAGCAAG GAAGCTCGTGGTAGTGCTCAAGTACCAGAATCAGATGCAGTCCAGGCCTGCAAAAGA TTGCTGGATGAAAGGCAGGGTTTAAATGTATGGCGATTTCTTGAAGCAATAAATGG GAGACAAGACATTAGTAATGGATTGAGAAAACTACTTTGTTGCTCACTAATATTTGTTGGCGAGAACTCTCCGTTTCATTTTGAGTCTCTTGACATGACCTCAGAACTAGACAGAAGATATAGTGCCTTAGTAGAG GTTCAGGCATGTGGGTCAATGGTGACAGAGGAGCAGCCCCATGCCATGTTAATACCAATGGAGTACTTTCTCACAGGATACGGTATGTACAGGCCGCCAAAGTTAAGTGTTAGTCCAAGAAGTACTTTGAGTCCAATTTGCATTTCCCCGGAGCTCCTCTCACCGGAAAGCATGGGCTTGAAGTTAAAACCGATAAAAACACGAATATCTCTAGACGTCTAA
- the LOC118046015 gene encoding protein NDL2 isoform X1 produces the protein MGDSSDSVSIDMETPSLCGKEYVIETCYGHVSVSVYGDQDKPALVTYPDLALNHISCFQGLLFCPEACSLLLHNFCIYHISPPGHELGAATISPDDPLLSVDDLADQIAEVLNYFGLDAVMCMGVTAGAYILTLFAVCFPRHSSHGLLLHDSKFCFDLTFLLVLLFYTVWPQMKYRQRVLGLILISPLCNAPSWTEWLYNKVLSNLLYYYGMCGVVKELLLKRYFSKEARGSAQVPESDAVQACKRLLDERQGLNVWRFLEAINGRRQDISNGLRKLLCCSLIFVGENSPFHFESLDMTSELDRRYSALVEVQACGSMVTEEQPHAMLIPMEYFLTGYGMYRPPKLSVSPRSTLSPICISPELLSPESMGLKLKPIKTRISLDV, from the exons GAGTATGTTATCGAAACTTGCTATGGTCATGTGTCTGTTTCTGTATACGGAGACCAAGACAAACCAGCTCTTGTTACTTATCCTGATTTAGCTCTAAATC ATATCTCCTGTTTTCAAGGATTATTATTTTGTCCTGAAGCATGCTCGTTGCTTCTTCACAACTTTTGCATATATCATATCAGTCCTCCTGGGCATGAG TTAGGAGCTGCAACAATTAGCCCTGATGACCCTTTGCTTTCTGTTGATGACTTGGCAGACCAAATTGCTGAGGTTCTTAACTATTTTGG ACTTGATGCAGTGATGTGTATGGGGGTTACAGCTGGAGCTTACATTCTTACTCTATTTGCTGTATGCTTTCCTCGGCACAGTTCTCATGGTTTGCTTCTTCATGAttctaaattttgttttgaccTGACATTTTTACTGGTCCTTTTGTTTTATACTGTTTGGCCACAGATGAAATACAGGCAACGTGTCCTTGGCTTGATACTTATTTCTCCTCTATGCAATGCACCCTCTTGGACAGAATGGCTGTATAATAAG GTCTTGTCTAATTTACTATACTATTATGGAATGTGTGGAGTTGTGAAGGAATTATTGCTTAAGCGGTATTTCAGCAAG GAAGCTCGTGGTAGTGCTCAAGTACCAGAATCAGATGCAGTCCAGGCCTGCAAAAGA TTGCTGGATGAAAGGCAGGGTTTAAATGTATGGCGATTTCTTGAAGCAATAAATGG CAGGAGACAAGACATTAGTAATGGATTGAGAAAACTACTTTGTTGCTCACTAATATTTGTTGGCGAGAACTCTCCGTTTCATTTTGAGTCTCTTGACATGACCTCAGAACTAGACAGAAGATATAGTGCCTTAGTAGAG GTTCAGGCATGTGGGTCAATGGTGACAGAGGAGCAGCCCCATGCCATGTTAATACCAATGGAGTACTTTCTCACAGGATACGGTATGTACAGGCCGCCAAAGTTAAGTGTTAGTCCAAGAAGTACTTTGAGTCCAATTTGCATTTCCCCGGAGCTCCTCTCACCGGAAAGCATGGGCTTGAAGTTAAAACCGATAAAAACACGAATATCTCTAGACGTCTAA
- the LOC118046015 gene encoding protein NDL2 isoform X4 — protein MGDSSDSVSIDMETPSLCGKEYVIETCYGHVSVSVYGDQDKPALVTYPDLALNHISCFQGLLFCPEACSLLLHNFCIYHISPPGHELGAATISPDDPLLSVDDLADQIAEVLNYFGLDAVMCMGVTAGAYILTLFAVCFPRHSSHGLLLHDSKFCFDLTFLLVLLFYTVWPQMKYRQRVLGLILISPLCNAPSWTEWLYNKVLSNLLYYYGMCGVVKELLLKRYFSKEARGSAQVPESDAVQACKRLLDERQGLNVWRFLEAINGRRQDISNGLRKLLCCSLIFVGENSPFHFESLDMTSELDRRYSALVEVCITGSGMWVNGDRGAAPCHVNTNGVLSHRIRYVQAAKVKC, from the exons GAGTATGTTATCGAAACTTGCTATGGTCATGTGTCTGTTTCTGTATACGGAGACCAAGACAAACCAGCTCTTGTTACTTATCCTGATTTAGCTCTAAATC ATATCTCCTGTTTTCAAGGATTATTATTTTGTCCTGAAGCATGCTCGTTGCTTCTTCACAACTTTTGCATATATCATATCAGTCCTCCTGGGCATGAG TTAGGAGCTGCAACAATTAGCCCTGATGACCCTTTGCTTTCTGTTGATGACTTGGCAGACCAAATTGCTGAGGTTCTTAACTATTTTGG ACTTGATGCAGTGATGTGTATGGGGGTTACAGCTGGAGCTTACATTCTTACTCTATTTGCTGTATGCTTTCCTCGGCACAGTTCTCATGGTTTGCTTCTTCATGAttctaaattttgttttgaccTGACATTTTTACTGGTCCTTTTGTTTTATACTGTTTGGCCACAGATGAAATACAGGCAACGTGTCCTTGGCTTGATACTTATTTCTCCTCTATGCAATGCACCCTCTTGGACAGAATGGCTGTATAATAAG GTCTTGTCTAATTTACTATACTATTATGGAATGTGTGGAGTTGTGAAGGAATTATTGCTTAAGCGGTATTTCAGCAAG GAAGCTCGTGGTAGTGCTCAAGTACCAGAATCAGATGCAGTCCAGGCCTGCAAAAGA TTGCTGGATGAAAGGCAGGGTTTAAATGTATGGCGATTTCTTGAAGCAATAAATGG CAGGAGACAAGACATTAGTAATGGATTGAGAAAACTACTTTGTTGCTCACTAATATTTGTTGGCGAGAACTCTCCGTTTCATTTTGAGTCTCTTGACATGACCTCAGAACTAGACAGAAGATATAGTGCCTTAGTAGAGGTATGCATTACAG GTTCAGGCATGTGGGTCAATGGTGACAGAGGAGCAGCCCCATGCCATGTTAATACCAATGGAGTACTTTCTCACAGGATACGGTATGTACAGGCCGCCAAAGTTAAGTGTTAG
- the LOC118046015 gene encoding protein NDL2 isoform X3 gives MLGLCIDHFTKLVDPAITMEYVIETCYGHVSVSVYGDQDKPALVTYPDLALNHISCFQGLLFCPEACSLLLHNFCIYHISPPGHELGAATISPDDPLLSVDDLADQIAEVLNYFGLDAVMCMGVTAGAYILTLFAVCFPRHSSHGLLLHDSKFCFDLTFLLVLLFYTVWPQMKYRQRVLGLILISPLCNAPSWTEWLYNKVLSNLLYYYGMCGVVKELLLKRYFSKEARGSAQVPESDAVQACKRLLDERQGLNVWRFLEAINGRRQDISNGLRKLLCCSLIFVGENSPFHFESLDMTSELDRRYSALVEVQACGSMVTEEQPHAMLIPMEYFLTGYGMYRPPKLSVSPRSTLSPICISPELLSPESMGLKLKPIKTRISLDV, from the exons GAGTATGTTATCGAAACTTGCTATGGTCATGTGTCTGTTTCTGTATACGGAGACCAAGACAAACCAGCTCTTGTTACTTATCCTGATTTAGCTCTAAATC ATATCTCCTGTTTTCAAGGATTATTATTTTGTCCTGAAGCATGCTCGTTGCTTCTTCACAACTTTTGCATATATCATATCAGTCCTCCTGGGCATGAG TTAGGAGCTGCAACAATTAGCCCTGATGACCCTTTGCTTTCTGTTGATGACTTGGCAGACCAAATTGCTGAGGTTCTTAACTATTTTGG ACTTGATGCAGTGATGTGTATGGGGGTTACAGCTGGAGCTTACATTCTTACTCTATTTGCTGTATGCTTTCCTCGGCACAGTTCTCATGGTTTGCTTCTTCATGAttctaaattttgttttgaccTGACATTTTTACTGGTCCTTTTGTTTTATACTGTTTGGCCACAGATGAAATACAGGCAACGTGTCCTTGGCTTGATACTTATTTCTCCTCTATGCAATGCACCCTCTTGGACAGAATGGCTGTATAATAAG GTCTTGTCTAATTTACTATACTATTATGGAATGTGTGGAGTTGTGAAGGAATTATTGCTTAAGCGGTATTTCAGCAAG GAAGCTCGTGGTAGTGCTCAAGTACCAGAATCAGATGCAGTCCAGGCCTGCAAAAGA TTGCTGGATGAAAGGCAGGGTTTAAATGTATGGCGATTTCTTGAAGCAATAAATGG CAGGAGACAAGACATTAGTAATGGATTGAGAAAACTACTTTGTTGCTCACTAATATTTGTTGGCGAGAACTCTCCGTTTCATTTTGAGTCTCTTGACATGACCTCAGAACTAGACAGAAGATATAGTGCCTTAGTAGAG GTTCAGGCATGTGGGTCAATGGTGACAGAGGAGCAGCCCCATGCCATGTTAATACCAATGGAGTACTTTCTCACAGGATACGGTATGTACAGGCCGCCAAAGTTAAGTGTTAGTCCAAGAAGTACTTTGAGTCCAATTTGCATTTCCCCGGAGCTCCTCTCACCGGAAAGCATGGGCTTGAAGTTAAAACCGATAAAAACACGAATATCTCTAGACGTCTAA
- the LOC118046015 gene encoding protein NDL2 isoform X5: MGDSSDSVSIDMETPSLCGKEYVIETCYGHVSVSVYGDQDKPALVTYPDLALNHISCFQGLLFCPEACSLLLHNFCIYHISPPGHELGAATISPDDPLLSVDDLADQIAEVLNYFGLDAVMCMGVTAGAYILTLFAMKYRQRVLGLILISPLCNAPSWTEWLYNKVLSNLLYYYGMCGVVKELLLKRYFSKEARGSAQVPESDAVQACKRLLDERQGLNVWRFLEAINGRRQDISNGLRKLLCCSLIFVGENSPFHFESLDMTSELDRRYSALVEVQACGSMVTEEQPHAMLIPMEYFLTGYGMYRPPKLSVSPRSTLSPICISPELLSPESMGLKLKPIKTRISLDV; the protein is encoded by the exons GAGTATGTTATCGAAACTTGCTATGGTCATGTGTCTGTTTCTGTATACGGAGACCAAGACAAACCAGCTCTTGTTACTTATCCTGATTTAGCTCTAAATC ATATCTCCTGTTTTCAAGGATTATTATTTTGTCCTGAAGCATGCTCGTTGCTTCTTCACAACTTTTGCATATATCATATCAGTCCTCCTGGGCATGAG TTAGGAGCTGCAACAATTAGCCCTGATGACCCTTTGCTTTCTGTTGATGACTTGGCAGACCAAATTGCTGAGGTTCTTAACTATTTTGG ACTTGATGCAGTGATGTGTATGGGGGTTACAGCTGGAGCTTACATTCTTACTCTATTTGCT ATGAAATACAGGCAACGTGTCCTTGGCTTGATACTTATTTCTCCTCTATGCAATGCACCCTCTTGGACAGAATGGCTGTATAATAAG GTCTTGTCTAATTTACTATACTATTATGGAATGTGTGGAGTTGTGAAGGAATTATTGCTTAAGCGGTATTTCAGCAAG GAAGCTCGTGGTAGTGCTCAAGTACCAGAATCAGATGCAGTCCAGGCCTGCAAAAGA TTGCTGGATGAAAGGCAGGGTTTAAATGTATGGCGATTTCTTGAAGCAATAAATGG CAGGAGACAAGACATTAGTAATGGATTGAGAAAACTACTTTGTTGCTCACTAATATTTGTTGGCGAGAACTCTCCGTTTCATTTTGAGTCTCTTGACATGACCTCAGAACTAGACAGAAGATATAGTGCCTTAGTAGAG GTTCAGGCATGTGGGTCAATGGTGACAGAGGAGCAGCCCCATGCCATGTTAATACCAATGGAGTACTTTCTCACAGGATACGGTATGTACAGGCCGCCAAAGTTAAGTGTTAGTCCAAGAAGTACTTTGAGTCCAATTTGCATTTCCCCGGAGCTCCTCTCACCGGAAAGCATGGGCTTGAAGTTAAAACCGATAAAAACACGAATATCTCTAGACGTCTAA